One segment of Chryseobacterium turcicum DNA contains the following:
- the nadB gene encoding L-aspartate oxidase, which produces MIKADVLVIGSGISGLSYAIKVSEQLPDAKIIIVTKSDEDESNTKYAQGGLAVVTDSKNDNFEKHIEDTMRAGDGENKRDVVEMVVREAPARFNEIVEWGANFDKKNGEFALGREGGHTENRIVHHKDITGFEIERALLQTVKNSPNIEILDHHYVIDIITQHHVPGKGLHEGEINCYGAYILDEKSKSIKKITSKITLVATGGAGHVYKNTTNPTIATGDGIAFVARAKGKVTNMQYYQFHPTALYSKLDGMLFLISEAVRGDGAKLRTKRGEKFMQKYDEREELASRDIVARAIDAEMKITGDEYVGLDCREMNQEKFLEHFPNIYKKCKDEGVDPFIQLIPVVPACHYLMGGIDVDKDGQSSLNNLFAVGECTNSGLHGANRLASNSLLEGLVFGHNAAMKTVELLKGNNFNFDDLKAVPEWNEEGMKIIDEMVIVSYLRKQLQEMMSNLVGIVRSNSRLKMALQKHAEIAAAVDEIYHYSILSPQLSELRNLTTVAHLIITQSMEMTQNKGAFYNKDLVQA; this is translated from the coding sequence ATGATAAAAGCGGATGTATTAGTGATTGGTTCCGGAATTTCCGGATTATCTTATGCCATAAAAGTTTCAGAACAACTTCCCGATGCCAAAATAATCATTGTAACAAAATCAGACGAAGACGAAAGCAATACCAAATACGCTCAAGGTGGTTTGGCGGTGGTTACCGATTCTAAAAATGATAATTTCGAAAAACACATCGAAGACACCATGAGAGCCGGCGACGGCGAAAACAAACGTGATGTTGTAGAAATGGTAGTAAGAGAAGCTCCAGCAAGATTTAATGAAATTGTAGAATGGGGCGCTAATTTTGATAAGAAAAACGGCGAGTTTGCTTTAGGAAGAGAAGGTGGTCACACCGAAAACAGAATTGTACATCACAAAGATATTACTGGTTTTGAGATTGAAAGAGCCTTGCTTCAAACGGTTAAAAACAGTCCAAATATAGAAATACTGGATCATCACTATGTAATCGACATCATTACGCAGCATCATGTTCCCGGAAAAGGATTGCATGAAGGTGAAATTAATTGCTATGGAGCTTATATTTTAGATGAAAAATCAAAATCAATAAAAAAAATCACGTCAAAAATCACGTTGGTTGCCACAGGTGGTGCAGGACATGTTTATAAAAATACCACAAACCCTACCATTGCAACCGGTGACGGAATTGCATTTGTTGCCCGAGCAAAAGGAAAAGTGACCAATATGCAATATTATCAGTTTCATCCGACTGCTTTGTACAGCAAGCTTGATGGGATGTTGTTTCTAATTTCCGAAGCGGTTCGTGGTGATGGAGCAAAACTGAGAACCAAAAGAGGGGAGAAGTTTATGCAAAAATACGATGAAAGAGAAGAATTAGCTTCCAGAGACATCGTTGCAAGAGCTATCGACGCCGAAATGAAAATTACAGGTGATGAATATGTTGGTCTCGACTGTCGTGAAATGAATCAGGAAAAATTCTTAGAACATTTTCCAAATATTTATAAAAAATGTAAAGATGAAGGGGTAGACCCCTTTATACAGCTTATTCCGGTGGTTCCGGCTTGTCATTATCTGATGGGCGGAATTGACGTTGATAAAGACGGACAATCTTCGCTGAATAATCTATTTGCGGTCGGAGAATGTACCAATTCCGGACTTCACGGAGCTAATAGGTTGGCTTCAAACTCTTTATTGGAAGGTTTGGTTTTTGGTCATAATGCAGCGATGAAAACAGTAGAATTATTAAAAGGAAATAATTTTAATTTTGATGATTTAAAAGCCGTTCCCGAATGGAATGAAGAGGGAATGAAAATTATCGACGAAATGGTCATCGTATCTTACCTGAGAAAACAACTTCAGGAAATGATGAGCAATTTGGTAGGAATTGTAAGAAGCAACAGCAGGCTAAAAATGGCATTACAGAAACATGCCGAGATTGCCGCTGCCGTAGATGAAATATATCATTACTCTATTCTCTCGCCTCAACTTTCAGAATTAAGAAACCTTACCACAGTTGCGCATTTGATTATCACCCAGTCGATGGAAATGACGCAAAATAAAGGTGCATTTTATAATAAAGATTTAGTTCAAGCATAA
- a CDS encoding NAD(P)H-dependent oxidoreductase produces MNYLEALSRRYSVKKFNPEMIIPQDTLLNILESGKLAASSLGLQPYKIFVVESIEMKEKLIPAFYNPSQISTCSHLVILISKKNIEETYLDGYFRHISEVRHQPVESLDLFRNSITGHFGRQEHDDILNWAEKQSYIVLANLMYAAAIENIDTCPMEGFKQEVIEEILGTDPEKEKVTVTLALGYRSEEDQFQHMKKVRKPNEKLFKFI; encoded by the coding sequence ATGAATTATTTGGAAGCTTTAAGCAGAAGATATTCTGTAAAAAAATTCAATCCCGAAATGATTATTCCGCAGGATACTCTTCTCAATATTCTTGAGTCAGGAAAACTTGCGGCAAGTTCTTTGGGACTTCAGCCCTATAAAATATTTGTAGTGGAAAGTATAGAAATGAAGGAGAAGTTGATACCAGCTTTCTACAATCCTTCACAGATTTCTACATGTTCGCATCTCGTTATTTTGATTTCCAAAAAAAATATTGAAGAAACTTATTTAGACGGATATTTTAGACATATCTCCGAAGTGCGTCATCAGCCTGTAGAAAGTTTAGATTTATTCAGGAATAGCATTACAGGTCATTTTGGAAGACAAGAACATGATGATATTTTAAACTGGGCAGAAAAACAATCTTATATTGTCTTGGCTAATTTAATGTACGCTGCAGCGATTGAAAATATTGATACCTGTCCGATGGAAGGTTTTAAACAAGAGGTAATTGAAGAAATTTTGGGTACAGATCCCGAGAAAGAAAAAGTAACGGTTACTTTGGCTTTAGGCTACAGGTCGGAGGAGGATCAGTTTCAACACATGAAAAAAGTGAGGAAACCAAACGAAAAATTGTTTAAATTTATTTAA
- a CDS encoding DUF5689 domain-containing protein, with amino-acid sequence MKKNNLILSYIFALITVLAITGCVHDDKYDEPNLENYQCRTADYYTKPENKYVKWTLHDLKLKTLNEVITENAYVEGYVSSTDESGNVYKTIYIQDAPENPTEGLTISVDMVSTYTRFPQGSKIYIDLKGLAVTAYGSVRQLGQITPAGTRMLEKEVPNHIFRDCNIRANIKPKVLTMAQFATNDALVGCLVQLDDVEFDERALCTNFAPNGETVDRTIGQGWNSATQKYVSTAIVRNSGYASFANQIVPAGKGKFVGILSRFNSIYQMYINKLSDLDMEGAGADGVDHHFPRVDGKTANPCNFSPDGLMAKTVADVKQLAGNLAPNGLVQITGDFYLKAQIIADDATKNLFKYLYLEDATGGIKININREDLYFEKRFKLGKDLNVKLKGLYIRNVNGELQLGSNDASSTVAYRIKDEEIYKYLFDSNALARAVVPTERTITQLTKADVGRWIKIKDLQFINSDLGRTYADGTAASNRTLEDCSGNKVTLRTSGRAIFGIKAASAIDVAGGKGDIYAVVSVFNDSYQLWIPQLTDIKFSNPRCDGSIYTPLPVLYKDDFAAGGFSTDWTTVNVAGAQVWATSNQGNGTNYYAVVNGVLNNPANEDWLISKSISLVGKTKAAVSFTTDVRYGGNVLQVYATENYTGNPATTTWVALPALLDTNINAFGDWVNSGNVDLSAFLGKNVRIAFKYTSTPSAAATWEIDDFKIKGQ; translated from the coding sequence ATGAAAAAAAATAATTTAATTTTATCCTATATTTTTGCGCTTATTACAGTCTTGGCTATTACAGGTTGTGTGCATGACGATAAATATGATGAGCCAAATCTTGAGAATTACCAGTGTAGAACTGCTGATTATTATACAAAGCCTGAAAATAAATATGTAAAATGGACTTTGCATGATTTGAAATTGAAGACTTTAAATGAAGTAATTACAGAGAACGCTTATGTTGAAGGGTATGTATCTTCTACAGACGAATCTGGAAATGTCTATAAAACGATATATATTCAGGACGCTCCGGAAAACCCTACAGAAGGTTTAACGATAAGCGTAGATATGGTAAGCACATATACGAGATTTCCACAAGGTTCTAAAATATATATTGATCTGAAGGGGCTAGCTGTTACAGCGTATGGTAGTGTAAGGCAATTAGGTCAAATTACTCCTGCGGGAACAAGGATGTTGGAAAAAGAAGTTCCGAACCATATTTTCAGAGATTGTAATATTAGAGCGAATATTAAACCTAAAGTTTTAACAATGGCTCAGTTCGCAACAAATGATGCTCTTGTAGGGTGTTTGGTACAACTTGATGATGTAGAATTTGACGAAAGAGCTTTGTGTACCAATTTTGCTCCAAACGGAGAAACTGTTGATAGAACAATCGGTCAAGGGTGGAATAGCGCAACTCAAAAGTATGTATCAACAGCAATTGTGAGAAACAGTGGTTATGCATCTTTTGCAAATCAAATTGTTCCTGCTGGTAAAGGAAAGTTTGTAGGGATTTTGAGTAGATTTAATTCTATTTATCAAATGTATATCAATAAACTATCAGATCTTGATATGGAAGGTGCGGGTGCAGATGGTGTTGATCATCACTTCCCACGTGTGGATGGTAAAACCGCAAATCCATGTAACTTCAGCCCTGATGGATTAATGGCTAAAACGGTTGCTGATGTTAAACAATTAGCAGGAAATTTAGCGCCAAATGGGCTTGTACAGATTACAGGTGATTTCTATCTTAAAGCTCAAATTATTGCGGATGACGCTACAAAAAATTTGTTCAAATATCTTTACTTAGAAGATGCTACTGGAGGTATTAAAATCAATATTAACAGAGAAGATTTATACTTCGAAAAAAGATTTAAACTAGGAAAAGATTTAAATGTTAAATTAAAAGGGTTATACATTAGAAATGTAAACGGAGAGCTTCAGTTAGGATCTAATGATGCTTCTAGCACTGTTGCTTACAGAATTAAAGACGAAGAGATTTATAAATATCTATTTGATAGCAATGCTTTAGCAAGAGCAGTTGTTCCTACGGAAAGAACAATTACTCAGCTTACAAAAGCAGACGTAGGAAGATGGATTAAAATTAAAGATCTTCAGTTTATAAATAGTGATCTAGGAAGAACATATGCAGATGGAACAGCGGCATCTAACAGAACGTTAGAAGATTGTTCAGGGAACAAAGTAACCTTGAGAACGAGTGGACGGGCTATTTTTGGAATAAAGGCGGCCAGCGCTATTGATGTAGCCGGAGGTAAAGGTGATATTTATGCAGTTGTAAGTGTTTTCAATGATAGTTATCAGCTTTGGATCCCTCAGCTTACAGATATTAAATTTAGCAATCCTAGATGCGATGGTTCTATTTATACACCACTTCCAGTATTGTACAAAGATGATTTTGCAGCAGGAGGTTTTAGTACGGATTGGACAACGGTAAATGTTGCTGGAGCTCAGGTTTGGGCTACTTCAAACCAAGGTAACGGAACTAACTATTACGCTGTTGTAAATGGAGTATTAAATAATCCAGCAAACGAAGATTGGTTAATATCAAAATCAATTAGCTTAGTAGGAAAAACTAAAGCAGCAGTAAGTTTCACAACTGATGTAAGATATGGAGGAAATGTTCTTCAGGTTTACGCTACAGAAAACTATACTGGAAATCCTGCAACAACAACTTGGGTGGCTTTGCCTGCATTATTAGATACCAATATAAATGCATTTGGTGACTGGGTAAACTCAGGAAATGTAGATTTATCAGCATTCTTAGGTAAAAATGTAAGAATTGCCTTCAAATATACATCAACACCTTCCGCAGCGGCAACGTGGGAAATTGATGATTTCAAAATTAAAGGCCAGTAA